From Pelagibacterium flavum:
AACAGGTAGGATGCCAGACCCACACCTTCCCAGCCGAAGAACATCTGAACGAAGTTATCGGCGGTCACCAGCATGAGCATGGCGAAGGTAAAGAGCGAAAGGTAGGCAAAGAACCGCGCGCGTTGCGGGTCCTCGTGCATGTAGCCGATGGAATAGAGGTGGACGAGCGAGGAGACCGTGTTGACCACCACCAGCATGATGGCCGTCAGCGTATCGACGCGCAGCACCCAATCGATCTGAAGATCGCCGGCGTGAATCCAGGTCAGGACAGTGACTTTATAGGCCTCACCATCGCCCAGGAAGAACGGCAGGAAGACAATCCACGAGAGCGCCGCCGCAATCATGAGCAGCGATGTGGTAATGATTTCCGCGGGCTTGTGCCCAATGGCACGGCCAAAAAGGCCAGCCACCAGCGCGCCGATCAGCGGCAGGAATACAATTGCCTGGATCATGGCCGCCCTAGCCCTTCATCATGTTGACGTCGTCGACCGCGATCGAGCCCCGATTGCGGAAGAAAATCACGAGAATCGCGAGGCCGATGGCGGCCTCAGCGGCGGCGACAGTCAGAATCAGGAGTGCGAATACCTGCCCGACCAAATCGCCCAGATGGGAGGAAAACGCGACGAAGTTGATGTTGACCGCGAGCAGGATCAACTCGACCGACATCAAAATGATGATGATGTTCTTGCGATTGAGAAATATCCCGAACACGCCGACGGTGAACAGAATGGCTGCTACGGTCAGGAAGTGACCGAGCCCGATTACCGGTGTCATCATAATCCCCCTATAGCCCTTTTCCGCTCTCGACCTTGACGATTTCGACGCCCGTCGCCTTGGTCCGCGCAACCTGCGCGGCGATGTCCTGACGCTTAACGTTCGGCTTGTGGCGCAGGGTCAGAACGATCGCTCCGATCATGGCCACCAGAAGCACGAGACCGCACGCCTGGAAGAGATAGATGTAGTTGGTGTAAAGCACCTGCCCGAGCGCACGGGTGTTTTCCACACCGCCGTCTATCGGAAGCACGCCGCTCGCGGCAGTGTCCGGCGCCAGCCAGGCAGAACCGGCAACCAGCAGCAGTTCAAGCAGCAGGATGATGCCGACCACAAAGCCGATGGGCGCGTATTGCAGGATGCCCCTGCGCAGTTCGGCAAAGTCCACGTCGAGCATCATCACGACGAACAGGAACAGCACGGCTACCGCGCCGACATAAACGACAATCAGGATCAGCGCGAGAAATTCGGCCCCGGCCAGCATGAAGATGCCGGCCGCGTTGACGAAGGCCAGAATGAGAAACAGCACCGAGTGTACGGGATTTCGCGAGGAAATCACCATGATCGCCGAGGCAACGACAATGGTCGAAAACAGGTAGAAGAAAAACAGCGGCAAGGTCACCTGTCGCTCCTAACGGTACGGCGCATCAAGGGCGATATTGGCAGCGAGTTCACGCTCCCAACGGTCGCCATTGGCCAGGAGACGATCCTTGGAGAAGTAGAGCTCCTCACGTGTCTCGGTTGCAAATTCAAAGTTCGGCCCTTCAACGATCGCATCGACCGGGCAGGCTTCCTGACAGAAGCCGCAATAAATGCATTTGACCATGTCGATGTCGTAGCGGACCGTGCGGCGGGTGCCGTCATTCTGGCGCGGGCCGGCTTCGATGGTGATGGCCTGGGCCGGGCAGATCGCTTCGCACAGTTTGCAGGCAATGCAGCGCTCTTCGCCATTGGGGTAGCGGCGGAGGGCGTGCTCCCCACGGAAGCGCGGCGAAACCTCGCCCTTTTCAAACGGGTAATTTATGGTGGGCTTGGGCGCGAAGAAGTAACGCATCGCCAGAAAGAAGGTCGACACGAACTCCCTGAGCAGCAGAGCGTCGAGAAACCGCAAGGCTTTCATTTGTGGTTCTCTCCTTATGCCATGCCGCCGTGCCAGCCCCAGCCCGTGAGCTGGAGAACAAAGGCAACGACAACAATCATGACCAGCGAGATCGGCAGGAAGACTTTCCAGCCCAGACGCATCAACTGGTCATAGCGGTAACGGGGGACGAAGGCCTTGACCATGGCAAACATGAAAAAGACCAGCGAGAGTTTGAGAACGAACCATACGACGCCCGGAATCCAGGTGAAGGGCGGCAGATCGATCGGCGCGGTCCACCCACCCAGGAACAGGATGGTGGTGAGCGCACACATGAGAATGATCGACACGTACTCGCCCAGCATGAACATCATGTAAGGGGTCGAGCCATATTCCACCATGAAGCCGGCGACGAGTTCGGATTCGGCTTCGGGGAGATCGAAGGGCGGGCGGTTCGTTTCGGCGAGGGCCGAAATGAAGAAGATAACGAACATCGGGAACAGCGGCAGCCAGAACCAGTTCAGGAAGGTCAGCCACGGCACGCCGAGCATATGGGCCAGGCCACCGGCCTGCTGCGCCATCACGATATGGGTGAGATTGAGCGAGCCGACGCAAAGCAGGACCGTTACGATCACAAAGCCGATGGAGACCTCATAGGACACCATCTGTGCGGCGGAACGCAGAGCGCCCAGGAACGGATATTTCGAGTTCGACGCCCAGCCACCCATGATGATGCCATAGACCCCGAGCGAGGAGATCGCGAAGATATAGAGGATCCCGATGTTGATATCGGCCAGCGCCCAGCCCTCGGCTACCGGCACGACGGCCCATGCCGAAAGCGCCAGAAGCACGCTCACAAGCGGTGCGAGAAGAAATACCGCCTTGTCGGCGCCAGCCGGAATCAGCGGCTCCTTGAAGACGAATTTGAGAAGATCGGCAAAACTCTGGAACAGGCCGAAGGCGCCCACCACGTTGGGGCCGCGCCGAATCTGGACGGCGGCCCAGATCTTGCGGTCGGCCAGCAGGACGTAAGCGGTGAACACCAGAAGGGTCACCAGCAGCAAGAGTGCCTTCCAGACAAAGCCGACCATCGTGCCCAACCCGAGAATCGGGGCACCGAGCAGATAGTCGAGCGCGTATACAATCCAGTCCATATCGCTGCCTTACTCCGCGGCCTGTTTCAGACCCGACATGAGCTGCGAGCATTCGGCCATTACGGCTGATGCACGCGCTATGGGGTTGGTGAGGTAGAAGTCGCCGACCGGAGAGATCAGGGCGTAAGTCGACTTCGGCGCTGCAGTATCTGCCAGAGCGGATACATCGGAAGCCCTGCCTGGCGCAATGGCATCGAGCTGGGCAAGGTGGGGATATTCCCCATAAAGCCGCGCGCGAAGCGCCGAAAGGGAGTCAAATGGCAATGGCTGGCCCAGAACCGACGAGAGCGCCCGCAGGATCGCCCAGTCTTCCTTGGCCTCGCCAGGCGCGAAGACAGCGCGCGCAGTCATTTGCACGCGGCCTTCGGTGTTGACGTAGGTCGCCGATTTTTCGGTGTAGGTGGCAGCGGGCAGGATCACATCGGCCCTGTGGGCGCCGGCGTCGCCGTGCGTTCCGATGTAAACCACTTTGGTTTCGCCGAGTGCCGACATATCGATTTCGTCCGCGCCAAGCACGAAGAGGACATCGAGCTTTCCGGCGCCGGCGGCCTTGAGCATGCCCGCGGTATCGAGACCGCCACGTCCGGGAATGAACCCGATATCGAGCGCGCCGACCCGCGAAGCAGCGTTGTGCAGAACCGCAAAGCCATTCCAGTCTGCGGTCAGCGCGCCGGCGGTTTTGGCGATCTGCGCAGCAAGTCCGAGAACATTCTTTGCAGATGCGCCCGTTACCGCACCTTCACCGACGATGACGATGGGGCGCTGGGCGTTCTTGAGCACTTTGGCAAAACTGCCCTTGCCCGAAGCGAGATCGGACAGGGTGTCGATGCCGGCGCCGAGATGGGCATAATCATAGGTAAGATCGGCCGCTTCGCCGATCACGCCGATTTCGACGCCGCCAGCGCGCCACGCCTTGCGGATGCGGGCATTGACCAGTGCAGCCTCGCGGCGTGGATTTGCGCCAATTATCAGGATGGCGTCTGCCTGTTCGATCCCGGCGATGGTGGGATTGAAGACATACGACCCCCTGCCCTTTTTCGGGTCGAGCGCCGAACCGGCGGGACGAGCGTCGATGTTGGTCGAGCCGAGGGAAGCCATGAGGGTCTTGAGGGCATACATTTCCTCAACACCGGCCAGATCGCCCGCGATGGCGCCAATGCGGCCCGGCTCGGCGGTTTTGACTAGCGCTGCGACCACGGCGAAAGCTTCATTCCAGGATGCGGCCTGAAGCTTTTTGCTCTTGCGCACATAGGGCCGATCGAGGCGCTGGGTGCGCAGGCCATCCCAAATGAAGCGGGTCTTATCGGAAATCCATTCCTCGTTGATCCCTTCGTGGATGCGCGGCAGGACGCGCATGACTTCGCCGCCGCGAGAATCGACCCGGATGTTGGAGCCGACAGCATCCATGACGTCGATGGACTCGGTCTTGTTAAGCTCCCAAGGGCGCGCCTGGAAGGCATAGGGTTTGGAAGTCAACGCGCCAACCGGGCAGAGATCGATAACGTTGCCCTGCAGTTCGGAGGTCATGGACTGCTCGAGGTACGAGGTGATCTCGGCATCCTCACCGCGACCGATCAGGCCCAACTCCGAAACACCGGCAACTTCAGTGGTGAAGCGCACGCAGCGGGTGCAGTGAATGCACCGGTTCATGATGGTCTTGACCAGCGGGCCGATGTGCTTGTTTTCCACGGCGCGCTTGTTTTCCCAATAGCGGGAGGTGTCCACGCCATAGGCCATCGCCTGATCCTGCAGATCGCACTCGCCGCCCTGATCGCAGATCGGGCAATCGAGCGGGTGGTTGATGAGCAGGAACTCCATCACGCCTTCACGGGCCTTTTTGACCATGGGCGTGTTGGTGAACATTTCGGGCGCTTCGCCGTTCGGGCCGGGCCGCAGATCGCGCACGCTCATGGCGCAGCTTGCCTGGGGCTTGGGCGGTCCACCCTTCACTTCGACCAGGCACATGCGGCAGTTGCCAGCAACAGAGAGGCGCTCGTGATAGCAGAAGCGCGGGATCTCCGCGCCCGCTGCCTCGGCGGCCTGCATCAGCGTGAAGTGATCGGGAACTTCGATCAGTTCGCCATCGACTTTGATTTGCGCCATTCGTTCTTACTCCGCCGCAACCGAGGGCACAGCGCCATCGGAGGTGGACTTGTAGGTGTATGCGTCGATCCGCGCTTCGATCACGGGGCGGAAGTTGCGGATCAGGCCCTGAATCGGCCAAGCCGCGGCATCGCCCAGAGCGCAGATGGTGTGGCCTTCGACCTGCTTGGTGACGGCGAACAGCATGTCGATCTCGCGCTTTTGCGCTTCGCCGCGCACCATGCGCTCCATCACCCGCATCATCCAGCCCGTACCTTCGCGGCACGGCGTGCACTGGCCGCAGCTTTCATGCTTGTAGAAAGCCGAAAGGCGCCAGATGGCCTTGATGATATCGGTCGACTTGTCCATCACGATGACGGCGGCGGTGCCGAGCGAGGAGCCAACCTCACGCAGACCGTCGAAATCCATGTGGGCTGACTTGATCTTCTCGCCAGGCACGCAAGGCACCGATGAACCGCCGGGGATGACGGCCAGCAGATTGTCCCAGCCGCCGCGAATGCCGCCGCAATGCTTTTCGATCAGCACGTCGAACGGGGTGCCCATTTCTTCTTCGAAGGTCGCGGGATTGTTGACGTGACCAGACACGCAGAAGAGCTTGGTGCCGGTGTTGTTGTCGCGCCCCAGCCCGGCAAACCAAGCGGCGCCGCGGCGCAGGATTTCGGGAACGACAGCGATCGATTCGACGTTGTTGACGGTGGTGGGGCAGCCGTAAAGCCCCATGCCGGCCGGGAAAGGCGGCTTAAGGCGCGGCTGGCCCTTCTTGCCCTCAAGCGATTCGAGCAGCGCAGTTTCCTCACCGCAGATATAAGCCCCTGCCCCATGGTGGATGACGATATCGAAATCCCAGCCATGGATGTTGTTCTTGCCGATCAGCTTGGCGTCATAGGCCTGCTGCACGGCGGCTTCGAGCCGCTGGCGCTCACGCATGAACTCGCCGCGCACATAGATATAGGCGGCGTGCGCATCCATGGCGCGACCGGCGATCAGGCAGCCTTCGATCAGATGGTGCGGATCGTGACGGAGAATTTCGCGGTCCTTACACGTGCCCGGCTCGGATTCGTCGGCGTTGACGACGAGGTAATGAGGCCGACCGTCGTTGACCTTGGGCATGAACGACCATTTCAGGCCCGTCGAAAAGCCAGCGCCGCCACGACCGCGCAGACCGGAGGCCTTAACCTCGTTGGTCAGCCATTCGCGGCCCTGATCGAGCAGCTCCTTGGTGCCATTCCACGAACCGCGACGACGCGCGCCTTCAAGGCCCCAATCGCCCTGCCCGTAGAGATTTGTGAAAATGCGATCCTGATCCGTAAGCATCGATCAAATCCCCTAGCGCGGCTTCTTGCCGAAGACGCGGACATATTCGTCGACGCCACCGTCGGCCAGCGCCTTTGCCTGACCCTTCCAGTTGTCCCGGGCGACACGGCCCTTGAAATTGAGCACCGCATCGACCTGCTCGATTTGAGCGTCAGTGAACGCGGCGACCTGCGCATATTGAGTAATGCCCAGATCATGAAGCTTGCGTTCAAGCACCGGGCCGACGCCGGAAATGAGCTTGAGGTCGTCCGCGGCGCCGGCCGGGCGCTCGAAAAGCGGCGCGCTATCGGGCCTGGTGCCGGCGGAGGTCGCAACGGCCTCCTGCTTTTTGCCCGCGGCGCGGCTCGTCGTCTTGGTTTTCTGGCCGGTTTCACTACCCGTCTTTTCGATGGTGGGCGATTCGGCACCGGTTGCGCCTGCTCGACCTGCCTGACTGGGCTTGCGTTTCGCCGGACCGGCAGCCTTCTTTTCCGCGGCTACCGCTTCGGCCTCAGGGACCTTGCCAGCTTTGGACGGCCCTTTGATCGCCGGGGCAGCTTCCTCGTCGATCTTTTGTTTGCGACCGGGCTTTGTTGCCTTAGCTTCAGCCTCCACGTGACCGGCATCCTGGTGCGTTGGAACTTTGGTCGGGTCGTCCAGCAGCGTCACCTGTCCATCGAGCGGAGCGGAGAACTTGCGGCCATTCTGCGGGCCGGTAGGGACCGTATCGCCTTTGCCATCGCGGAAGGCGATCAGGATTTCCTCAAAGCGCTCGGGCGTCAGATCTTCATAGGTATCAAAGCCGATAGTCACCATTGGCGCGTTGACGCAAGCGCCGGCACACTCGACCTCTTCCCAGCTCATAGTTCCATCGTCGTTGAGATGGTGCGGCTCGGCGTGAATGTGTTTCTGGCAGACGGCGCGGATATCTTCGGCGCCGCGCAGCATACAGGGCGTGGTGCCACACACCTGGATATGAGCGCGCGTGCCGACCGGCTGGAGCTGGAACTGGGTGTAGAAGGTCGCGACTTCCAGAACCCGAATATAGGGCATATCGAGCATCTGGGCGACCGACTCGATGGTGGCGCGTGACACCCAGCCATCCTGTTCCTGGGCGCGCATGAGCAGCGGAATTACCGCCGACTGCTGGCGACCAGCCGGATACATGGCAATGCGTTTTTTCGCCCAAGCCGTGTTTTCCTTCGAAAAGGAAAAACTTGCGGGCTGGACAGCTTCTTCTGCAAGGCGACGCACGCTCATCAGCGATCAACCTCTCCGAATACGATGTCAAGGGAACCCAGGATGGCCGAAACGTCGGCCAGAAGGTGCCCGCGACAGAGAAAATCCATGGCTTGCAGATGCGCGAACCCGGGGGCGCGAATCTTGCAGCGATACGGCTTGTTGGTGCCATCGGACACCAGATAGACGCCGAACTCGCCTTTTGGCGCTTCGACGGCTGCGTAAACTTCACCCTCGGGCACGCGGAAGCCTTCAGTGTAGAGTTTGAAGTGGTGAATGAGCGCTTCCATGGAGCGCTTCATCTCGCCGCGTTTGGGCGGGACGACCTTGCCATCCATTGTCGAAACCGGCCCCTGCCCTTCGGGTGAATTGAGCAGGTCGATACACTGGCGCATGAGCGAATTGGACTGACGCATCTCTTCCATGCGGATGAGATAGCGGTCGTAGCAATCGCCGTTCTTGCCGACCGGAATGTCGAATTCCAGCTGATCGTAGCATTCATAGGGCTGGCTCTTGCGCAAATCCCACGCAGCACCCGAGCCGCGCACCATGACGCCGGAAAAGCCCCAGGCCCAGGCGTCTTCGAGCGATACGGTGGCAATATCCACGTTGCGCTGTTTGAAGATGCGGTTGCCGGTGATGAGCTGATCGAGATCTTCGAGTGCCTTTGGGAAGGTCTCGGTGAATTTGGCGATGTCGTCGATCAGATCCTGCGGCAGGTCCTGATGCACGCCACCGGGCCGAATGAAAGCGGCGTGCATGCGGGAGCCGGAGGCGCGCTCATAGAAGACCATAAGCTGTTCGCGCTGCTCGAAACCCCAAAGCGGCGGCGTGAGCGCGCCCACGTCCAGCGCCTGCGTGGTGACGTTGAGCATGTGGGAGAGGATGCGGCCGATTTCGGAATAGAGCACGCGAATGAGCTGCCCACGGAACGGCACTTCGATTCCCAGGAGCTTTTCGATGGCCAGGGCGAAAGCGTGCTCCTGATTCATCGGCGCCACATAGTCGAGGCGATCGAAATATGGCACGGCCTGCAGATAGGTCTTGGCCTCGATCAGCTTTTCGGTGCCGCGATGGAGCAGCCCCACATGCGGGTCGACACGCTCGACGACTTCGCCATCGAGCTCGAGAACGAGCCGCAGAACGCCGTGTGCCGCAGGATGTTGCGGGCCAAAGTTAATGTTGAACGTGCGGACGTCGTGCTCGGTCATTGCTTGGCCTTCTCGTCGCCCGGCAGCACGTAATCGGTGCCTTCCCAAGGCGAAAGGTAATCGAAATTCCGAAATTCCTGCGCCAGCTTGACGGGCTCATAGACGACCCGCTTGCGCTCTTCGTCGTAGCGCACCTCGACAAAGCCGGTCAGCGGGAAATCCTTGCGCAGCGGATGACCGTCAAAGCCATAGTCGGTCAGGATCCGGCGCAAATCGTGATGGCCCGAAAACAGGATGCCATACAGATCATAGGCTTCGCGCTCGAACCAGTCGGCGCCGGGGAAAACACCGGTGATCGACGGAACGGGCGTTACTTCATCGGTCACGATCCGCACCCGAATACGGACATTCTGCTGCGGGCTGAGCAGGTGATAGACAACATCGAAGCGCTGCGCGCGCTCGGGATAATCCACGCCGCATACATCGATGATGGAAATGAACTGGCAGCGCGGATCATCGCGCAATGTGCGCATGACGTTTAGAATTGCGTCGGGCTTTGCCTCGAGCGTCAACTCGCCATAGGCGACGTTGTACCCATCGAGCGCTTCGCCCAGCTTGAGCGCAATGTACTCGCCGAGTTCGGAAAGAGCGTCTTCCATTGATTGGCCTTATCGCTCGATGGTTCCGGTACGCCGGATCTTCTTTTGGAGAAGAAGCACGCCGTAGAGCAGCGCTTCGGCGGTCGGCGGGCAGCCGGGAACGTAGATATCGACCGGCACCACACGGTCACAACCGCGCACCACCGAATAGGAATAGTGATAGTATCCACCACCATTGGCGCAGCTGCCCATGGAGATGACGTAACGCGGCTCGGGCATCTGGTCGTAGACCTTGCGCAAAGCCGGGGCCATCTTGTTGGTCAGCGTGCCTGCAACGATCATCACGTCGGACTGGCGCGGGGAGGCGCGAGGTGCAAAGCCGAAGCGCTCACAATCATAGCGCGGCATCGACATCTGCATCATTTCAACGGCGCAGCAGGCCAGACCGAAGGTCATCCACATCAGCGAGCCGGTACGGGCCCAGTTGATGAGCTCGTCGGTCGAGGTAACGAGAAAGCCCTTATCGGCCAGCTCGTTATTGATCTCGACATAATACGGATCTGTCGCGCCAACAGGCAGGCTCGTTGCGGGGTCGATAACGCCGCGCGGCCGGGGTGCAACCAGAGTGTTGTTGTCGGTCAATCCCATTCCAGAGCACCTTTGCGCCATTCATAGACAAAGCCGACGGTGAGAACCCCAAGGAAGATCATCATCGACCAGAAGCCGTACCAACCGACCTCCCCAAAGGCCACGGCCCAAGGGAAAAGAAACGCCACTTCGAGATCGAAGATGATGAACAGAATCGCCACCAGGTAGAACCTGACATCGAACTTCATGCGCGCATCGTCAAACGCGACGAAGCCACATTCGTAGGCGGAAACTTTTTCGGGGTCTGGACGCTTTACGGCGATCAGAAAGGGAGCAACCAGAAGCGCCAGACCGATAACGGCGGCGAGCCCCACAAAAATCAAAATCGGCAGATAAGCGCTGAGCAGTTCGTTCATAGACAGCCAAGCCTTCAATAGGGCCCGGTTGGGAGCCGAGCATAAGGACTCGCGGCTATCCGAGCCCCTGTCTTTGGACAGGGCTTAACCCACCCCCTATGTGGTTTCAAGGGGATATAAAACTGACTATTTCAATCATGTTTGAAAGTCGGATTACGAGCGAAACGCCCTTGCGCTCTTTAAAGGCAAATACCAGCAGCCCGCGCAGTTTGGCGGGCTTGCAGGTGCGACCAATGGGCTCGCGCGGCTTTGGCCGGGCGGCAAACACATTTATGAGATCGACGCAGGGCGACGCGGGCGATCAGGCACTAGAGATGGAAGGCCAGGCCTGCGGTAAGACGCATATCAGAGGGCATCGAGCCCCAAGAGCCAGTCCCCAGCACCTCACCGCGTACGCTCATATAGTCGGTGAAGCCATATTCCGCGCCGCCACCGAGGGCATAGCCGAAACCACCCGAGACGATGCCGGTGCCGCCCGCTGCGTAGACCAGGGCGTCGCCGAGCGAGACACCGCCCTTGCCGAGCAGGAGCGCGTCGATGGAATTGGTGCCATCAAGATCGGCGCCGAGCTGGGCCTCGAGACCGACGACCGCGGTGTCTATGGAAACGTTGACGCCTGAAAAGACACCGGCATTCCAAGAGGTCGTCCCAAAGGGGACGCCGCCGCCGTAAACGCCGGCATAAAAGCCATCCCAGTCAAAGCCATAACCACTCCCCAGGCTCGCCGATCCGGCAGCCCCGTAGGGTCCGTAATCCTGGGCCACGGCGTGACCAGCAAAGGACAGACCGGCGACGAGAACGGCCGCCATGCGAACAGCGAAAGACATTGGCGTCACTCCATTAGGGTTAATTGACGCCATTATTGCGCGGATAGGCCCGGCCTCAAGCCAAGCTTACGAACGTGGATAAGATTTTACTAAAATTGCGCCCTGCCCCGGTCCCGACAAACATGGGCAACAATAACGCCAAAATCCGGGGGCTTGCGTGATGCTGCCCCCACATGCCGCCAAGCATCGGCAACAAAAACGGCCCGGCATATGCCGGGCCGTTTTTCGAAATCGGTTGTTAGCTGGCGTTGCCCCCGCCTTGCCAGCCTCGATTCCTAGAAGTGGAAGTTCGCGCCGATGGTGAACTTGTGGATGTCGACGCCAGCGCCGGACTGTTCCCAACCGTAGACATAGCGGCCATCGACCGAGATGGAATCGGTAGCAGCGAATTCAACACCGACACCGGCAAGGATGTGGTCGCCAACGCCAGCAGCAGCGTCGAAGTCGGAACCGTAACCGACAGTGCCGTAAAGCAGGACTTCGGAGAACGCGACACCGCCGCGAACGGTGATTTCGCCGTAGGCATAAGTATCGGGAGTGCCAAAGATTGCGTCGACAGCGGCTTCACCACCGAGGACGAACATGTCCCACTGTGCGTTCACGCCGAGTTCGCCACCGATGAGCCAATCGGTATCGACCGTGTCGTTCTGGCCGCCAACGCGGACACCAGCATAGAAACCGGACCAGTCATAGACGGGATCGACAACCGGAGCGACCGGAGTCACAGGCATCGGCATGATCGGGTCAGCGGCCTGGGCGGCAGAAGCGACGGCGACGGTAGCAGCTGCGGCAAGCAGCGTAGTTTTGAGCATGGACATTTAAGTACCTCACAGCACGGGGGTTGGTCTGTATCCATATTGCCCAATCTTTGCCCAATTCCAATACCCTTCAGGCCTTAAACCACCTCGGTTGGCACAATATTGCCATCAATTCTCCGTTCTGTTGCCTTTGTGGCACAGGGATTTTGGTAACCTTACGCAAACGTATACAAAAACGGCCCCGCTCGCGCGGGGCCGTTCAAGAATCGACGAAAAAGTATCGATTAGAAGTGGAAGTTCGCGCCGATCTGGAACTTGTGGATGTCGCTCGACGTCGCGTCGCCCGACTGATCCCAGCCATAGAGGTA
This genomic window contains:
- a CDS encoding NADH-quinone oxidoreductase subunit C, whose protein sequence is MEDALSELGEYIALKLGEALDGYNVAYGELTLEAKPDAILNVMRTLRDDPRCQFISIIDVCGVDYPERAQRFDVVYHLLSPQQNVRIRVRIVTDEVTPVPSITGVFPGADWFEREAYDLYGILFSGHHDLRRILTDYGFDGHPLRKDFPLTGFVEVRYDEERKRVVYEPVKLAQEFRNFDYLSPWEGTDYVLPGDEKAKQ
- the nuoG gene encoding NADH-quinone oxidoreductase subunit NuoG → MAQIKVDGELIEVPDHFTLMQAAEAAGAEIPRFCYHERLSVAGNCRMCLVEVKGGPPKPQASCAMSVRDLRPGPNGEAPEMFTNTPMVKKAREGVMEFLLINHPLDCPICDQGGECDLQDQAMAYGVDTSRYWENKRAVENKHIGPLVKTIMNRCIHCTRCVRFTTEVAGVSELGLIGRGEDAEITSYLEQSMTSELQGNVIDLCPVGALTSKPYAFQARPWELNKTESIDVMDAVGSNIRVDSRGGEVMRVLPRIHEGINEEWISDKTRFIWDGLRTQRLDRPYVRKSKKLQAASWNEAFAVVAALVKTAEPGRIGAIAGDLAGVEEMYALKTLMASLGSTNIDARPAGSALDPKKGRGSYVFNPTIAGIEQADAILIIGANPRREAALVNARIRKAWRAGGVEIGVIGEAADLTYDYAHLGAGIDTLSDLASGKGSFAKVLKNAQRPIVIVGEGAVTGASAKNVLGLAAQIAKTAGALTADWNGFAVLHNAASRVGALDIGFIPGRGGLDTAGMLKAAGAGKLDVLFVLGADEIDMSALGETKVVYIGTHGDAGAHRADVILPAATYTEKSATYVNTEGRVQMTARAVFAPGEAKEDWAILRALSSVLGQPLPFDSLSALRARLYGEYPHLAQLDAIAPGRASDVSALADTAAPKSTYALISPVGDFYLTNPIARASAVMAECSQLMSGLKQAAE
- the nuoE gene encoding NADH-quinone oxidoreductase subunit NuoE; this encodes MSVRRLAEEAVQPASFSFSKENTAWAKKRIAMYPAGRQQSAVIPLLMRAQEQDGWVSRATIESVAQMLDMPYIRVLEVATFYTQFQLQPVGTRAHIQVCGTTPCMLRGAEDIRAVCQKHIHAEPHHLNDDGTMSWEEVECAGACVNAPMVTIGFDTYEDLTPERFEEILIAFRDGKGDTVPTGPQNGRKFSAPLDGQVTLLDDPTKVPTHQDAGHVEAEAKATKPGRKQKIDEEAAPAIKGPSKAGKVPEAEAVAAEKKAAGPAKRKPSQAGRAGATGAESPTIEKTGSETGQKTKTTSRAAGKKQEAVATSAGTRPDSAPLFERPAGAADDLKLISGVGPVLERKLHDLGITQYAQVAAFTDAQIEQVDAVLNFKGRVARDNWKGQAKALADGGVDEYVRVFGKKPR
- the nuoI gene encoding NADH-quinone oxidoreductase subunit NuoI — encoded protein: MKALRFLDALLLREFVSTFFLAMRYFFAPKPTINYPFEKGEVSPRFRGEHALRRYPNGEERCIACKLCEAICPAQAITIEAGPRQNDGTRRTVRYDIDMVKCIYCGFCQEACPVDAIVEGPNFEFATETREELYFSKDRLLANGDRWERELAANIALDAPYR
- a CDS encoding NADH-quinone oxidoreductase subunit J, whose product is MTLPLFFFYLFSTIVVASAIMVISSRNPVHSVLFLILAFVNAAGIFMLAGAEFLALILIVVYVGAVAVLFLFVVMMLDVDFAELRRGILQYAPIGFVVGIILLLELLLVAGSAWLAPDTAASGVLPIDGGVENTRALGQVLYTNYIYLFQACGLVLLVAMIGAIVLTLRHKPNVKRQDIAAQVARTKATGVEIVKVESGKGL
- a CDS encoding NADH-quinone oxidoreductase subunit D; protein product: MTEHDVRTFNINFGPQHPAAHGVLRLVLELDGEVVERVDPHVGLLHRGTEKLIEAKTYLQAVPYFDRLDYVAPMNQEHAFALAIEKLLGIEVPFRGQLIRVLYSEIGRILSHMLNVTTQALDVGALTPPLWGFEQREQLMVFYERASGSRMHAAFIRPGGVHQDLPQDLIDDIAKFTETFPKALEDLDQLITGNRIFKQRNVDIATVSLEDAWAWGFSGVMVRGSGAAWDLRKSQPYECYDQLEFDIPVGKNGDCYDRYLIRMEEMRQSNSLMRQCIDLLNSPEGQGPVSTMDGKVVPPKRGEMKRSMEALIHHFKLYTEGFRVPEGEVYAAVEAPKGEFGVYLVSDGTNKPYRCKIRAPGFAHLQAMDFLCRGHLLADVSAILGSLDIVFGEVDR
- the nuoF gene encoding NADH-quinone oxidoreductase subunit NuoF translates to MLTDQDRIFTNLYGQGDWGLEGARRRGSWNGTKELLDQGREWLTNEVKASGLRGRGGAGFSTGLKWSFMPKVNDGRPHYLVVNADESEPGTCKDREILRHDPHHLIEGCLIAGRAMDAHAAYIYVRGEFMRERQRLEAAVQQAYDAKLIGKNNIHGWDFDIVIHHGAGAYICGEETALLESLEGKKGQPRLKPPFPAGMGLYGCPTTVNNVESIAVVPEILRRGAAWFAGLGRDNNTGTKLFCVSGHVNNPATFEEEMGTPFDVLIEKHCGGIRGGWDNLLAVIPGGSSVPCVPGEKIKSAHMDFDGLREVGSSLGTAAVIVMDKSTDIIKAIWRLSAFYKHESCGQCTPCREGTGWMMRVMERMVRGEAQKREIDMLFAVTKQVEGHTICALGDAAAWPIQGLIRNFRPVIEARIDAYTYKSTSDGAVPSVAAE
- the nuoK gene encoding NADH-quinone oxidoreductase subunit NuoK; the encoded protein is MTPVIGLGHFLTVAAILFTVGVFGIFLNRKNIIIILMSVELILLAVNINFVAFSSHLGDLVGQVFALLILTVAAAEAAIGLAILVIFFRNRGSIAVDDVNMMKG
- the nuoH gene encoding NADH-quinone oxidoreductase subunit NuoH; the encoded protein is MVGFVWKALLLLVTLLVFTAYVLLADRKIWAAVQIRRGPNVVGAFGLFQSFADLLKFVFKEPLIPAGADKAVFLLAPLVSVLLALSAWAVVPVAEGWALADINIGILYIFAISSLGVYGIIMGGWASNSKYPFLGALRSAAQMVSYEVSIGFVIVTVLLCVGSLNLTHIVMAQQAGGLAHMLGVPWLTFLNWFWLPLFPMFVIFFISALAETNRPPFDLPEAESELVAGFMVEYGSTPYMMFMLGEYVSIILMCALTTILFLGGWTAPIDLPPFTWIPGVVWFVLKLSLVFFMFAMVKAFVPRYRYDQLMRLGWKVFLPISLVMIVVVAFVLQLTGWGWHGGMA